The following proteins come from a genomic window of Macadamia integrifolia cultivar HAES 741 chromosome 14, SCU_Mint_v3, whole genome shotgun sequence:
- the LOC122062132 gene encoding uncharacterized protein LOC122062132 isoform X2 → MASNSIHQNNNNNLQALSNFSRFMQSASSNFFSIFNFNLSSNANTWTTSPPSSPLSITSSSSPSSSVICLPFPFADATRPPIPSLSNMAAASSDQNGSLSSSSASEIEGVSQASGFPSTVRVSGLNSSIKGGGPAFVGQVFSMCDFSGTGLMAVSTRLEIPFLSKRTPQWIKNMFAMVTKNEKDGPVFRFFMDLGDAVSYVKQLNIPTGVVGACRLDLAYEHFKEKPHMFEFVPNEKQVKAANKLLKRNQEKSRRRINGVPVFTAQNLDIAIATADGIKWYTPYFFDKNMLDSILEESVDQHFHTLIQNRHMHRRQDVIDDNLGAEVVEESGDSLWEPSEVQDMLDEMGHPGIPLSVISKAAEMQLLYTVDKVLLGNRWLRKATGIQPKFPYMVDSFEESFFYARKRRCQSRAAMAA, encoded by the exons ATGGCCTCAAACTCTATCCATCAGAACAATAACAACAATCTTCAAGCTCTTAGCAACTTCTCTCGTTTCATGCAATCTGCTTCCTCCAATTTCTTCTCTATATTCAATTTCAACCTCAGCAGTAACGCCAACACTTGGACGACCTCACCACCGTCTAGTCCACTATCTATTACAtcgtcttcttctccttcttcgtcaGTCATTTGTTTGCCTTTTCCATTTGCCGATGCCACGCGGCCACCAATTCCTTCTCTGTCCAATATGGCCGCTGCCTCCTCCGACCAAAATGGTTCCCTTTCATCTTCATCGGCATCGGAAATCGAGGGAGTGTCGCAGGCGTCAGGGTTCCCTTCAACGGTTAGGGTTTCAGGTCTCAATTCAAGCATAAAGGGAGGTGGACCTGCTTTCGTGGGTCAGGTCTTCAGCATGTGTGACTTTTCCGGTACTGGTCTCATGGCCGTCTCAACTCGCCTAGAAATTCCCTTCCTTTCCAAAAG GACTCCTCAGTGGATTAAAAATATGTTTGCAATGGTTACCAAGAATGAGAAGGATGGTCCTGTGTTTCGCTTTTTCATGGATTTAGGTGATGCAG TTTCATATGTTAAACAGTTGAACATTCCAACtggtgttgtgggtgcttgtcgTCTGGATTTAGCATACGAACACTTCAAG GAAAAACCTCACATGTTTGAATTTGTTCCAAATGAAAAGCAG GTCAAGGCAGCCAATAAACTTCTTAAGAGAAACCAAGAGAAGAGTAGAAGACGGATCAATGGTGTTCCTGTTTTCACTGCACAAAACTTAGATATTGCAATAGCAACAGCCGATGGAATTAAGTG GTATACACCATACTTTTTTGATAAAAACATGCTAGACAGCATCCTCGAAGAGTCTGTTGACCAGCATTTCCACACATTAATACAGAATAGACACATGCATCGGCGACAGGATGTAATTGATGACAACTTAGGAGCAGAAGTGGTCGAAGAGAGTGGGGATAGCTTATGGGAGCCTTCGGAG GTTCAAGATATGCTTGATGAAATGGGCCATCCGGGAATACCTTTAAGTGTCATATCAAAGGCTGCTGAAATGCAGCTTCTTTACACTGTTGACAAAGTACTCTTGGGAAATAGGTGGTTGCGGAAAGCCACTGGTATTCAACCAAAATTTCCATATATGGT